Proteins co-encoded in one Arthrobacter globiformis genomic window:
- a CDS encoding phosphatase PAP2 family protein, which yields MGEDRGIVSIRVKNRVARIVTEALQPPITVALLLLLSPAMEPGFPGTVWFGAVAVLFVCVLPLAAVVVLVRLGKVTDHHVSDRKQRAPVLAMSTVSLLAGLGVLLAINAPYSVIVVVLAIVGGVVVLAVISLFWKISGHAGAIALTTVITVLILGVPWIPLLLLIPAVGWSRVVLRAHTVAQVVAGALVGGGVTAGLWWLLRELLVRIG from the coding sequence ATGGGTGAGGATCGCGGGATCGTCAGCATCCGCGTGAAGAACCGCGTGGCCCGGATCGTTACGGAGGCCCTTCAGCCGCCCATCACCGTGGCGCTGCTGCTGCTACTCAGCCCGGCAATGGAACCCGGCTTTCCCGGCACGGTCTGGTTCGGCGCTGTGGCGGTGCTGTTTGTGTGCGTGCTGCCGCTGGCTGCCGTCGTCGTTCTTGTGCGGCTGGGCAAGGTGACGGACCACCACGTCAGCGACCGCAAGCAACGCGCACCGGTGCTCGCCATGTCAACGGTGTCTTTACTCGCAGGGCTGGGAGTCCTGCTGGCCATCAATGCTCCGTACAGCGTCATTGTGGTGGTGCTGGCGATAGTGGGCGGCGTGGTGGTGCTCGCCGTCATCAGCCTGTTCTGGAAAATCAGCGGCCATGCCGGGGCCATCGCGCTGACAACGGTCATCACCGTGCTGATCCTGGGCGTTCCGTGGATTCCGCTGCTGCTGCTGATTCCTGCTGTCGGCTGGTCCCGCGTGGTGCTGCGCGCCCACACGGTGGCGCAGGTTGTTGCCGGCGCCCTGGTGGGCGGCGGCGTCACTGCCGGGCTCTGGTGGCTGCTGCGTGAGCTGCTGGTCCGGATCGGCTGA
- a CDS encoding dihydrolipoamide acetyltransferase family protein, whose translation MTLNKFNLPDVGEGLTEAEIVSWKVKPGDAVAINDVLCEIETAKSLVELPSPFAGTVTELMVPEGATVDVGTAIISVSDTMSGDPTPADAPLPPVPDAEPTPMYGKLKDDGEAGVSGLAAGPLVGSGPKADAVKRRPRKTGHVIPADAMHGAPEVEPVQPRSAEEVLADGPASAGPVAGPAVTRRPEWTPAVETDKPTFGGAISGLMNRVLAKPPVRKIARDLGIDLADVVATGARGEVTREDLVSYQAQRDAELDKADTFWGTSGRPQEQRIERIPVKGVRKATAKAMVESAFSAPHVSIFVDVDASRTMEFVKRLKASRDFEGIKVSPLLILAKAVIWAAARNPSVNATWVDNPDGSDSAEIHVKHFMNLGIAAATPRGLMVPNIKNAQDLSLKELALALNELATTARAGKTQPAQMQGGTLTVTNIGALGIDTGTPIINPGEVAIVAFGTIKQKPWVLDGEVIPRWITTLGGSFDHRVVDGDLSARFMADVAAILEEPALLLD comes from the coding sequence ATGACGCTTAATAAGTTCAACCTCCCCGACGTCGGTGAGGGCCTGACCGAGGCAGAGATCGTTTCGTGGAAGGTCAAGCCCGGCGACGCGGTGGCCATCAACGACGTCCTGTGCGAGATCGAGACCGCCAAGTCCCTCGTGGAGCTCCCGTCGCCGTTCGCCGGTACGGTCACCGAACTGATGGTTCCGGAAGGGGCGACGGTCGACGTCGGGACCGCCATTATCAGCGTGTCCGACACCATGTCCGGCGATCCGACGCCGGCCGATGCGCCGCTGCCCCCGGTCCCGGATGCCGAGCCGACGCCGATGTACGGAAAGCTGAAGGACGACGGCGAAGCTGGCGTAAGCGGTCTTGCTGCCGGTCCCCTGGTGGGTTCCGGTCCGAAGGCCGACGCCGTGAAGCGGCGGCCGCGCAAGACGGGGCACGTTATTCCGGCAGACGCAATGCACGGTGCTCCGGAGGTTGAGCCTGTCCAGCCCCGATCTGCCGAGGAAGTACTCGCTGACGGTCCGGCCAGCGCCGGGCCGGTAGCCGGCCCTGCCGTGACGAGGCGGCCCGAGTGGACTCCTGCAGTCGAGACGGACAAACCGACCTTCGGCGGCGCCATTTCCGGACTCATGAACAGGGTCCTGGCCAAGCCGCCGGTGCGCAAGATTGCCCGCGACCTGGGCATTGACCTCGCCGACGTCGTGGCCACAGGCGCGCGCGGCGAGGTGACGCGCGAGGACCTGGTCAGCTACCAGGCGCAGCGCGATGCGGAACTGGACAAGGCGGACACCTTCTGGGGCACGTCAGGCCGTCCGCAGGAGCAGCGGATCGAGCGGATCCCGGTCAAGGGCGTCCGTAAGGCCACTGCCAAGGCCATGGTGGAGTCGGCGTTCTCCGCCCCGCATGTGAGCATCTTCGTGGACGTGGATGCCAGCCGGACCATGGAATTCGTCAAGCGGCTCAAGGCTTCGCGCGACTTTGAAGGCATCAAGGTCTCACCTCTGCTGATCCTCGCGAAGGCAGTCATCTGGGCGGCGGCACGGAACCCGAGCGTCAATGCCACTTGGGTGGACAACCCGGACGGCAGTGACTCCGCCGAGATCCACGTCAAGCACTTCATGAACCTCGGGATCGCCGCGGCGACGCCCCGCGGGCTGATGGTCCCCAACATCAAGAACGCCCAGGATCTGTCCCTCAAGGAACTGGCGCTGGCTCTCAACGAACTCGCCACCACCGCGCGGGCCGGCAAGACCCAGCCCGCGCAGATGCAGGGCGGCACGCTGACCGTCACCAACATCGGTGCCCTCGGCATCGACACCGGGACCCCCATCATCAACCCCGGCGAGGTGGCCATCGTGGCATTCGGCACCATCAAGCAAAAGCCGTGGGTCCTCGACGGTGAGGTCATTCCGCGCTGGATCACCACGCTCGGCGGATCCTTCGACCACCGCGTCGTGGACGGCGACCTTTCCGCCCGCTTCATGGCCGACGTCGCTGCCATCCTGGAAGAGCCGGCACTGCTGCTGGACTGA
- a CDS encoding alpha-ketoacid dehydrogenase subunit beta, which translates to MTTMTIAKAINEGLRATLSNNPKSLLMGEDIGPLGGVYRVTDGLISEFGPDRVVDTPLAESGIIGTAIGLALRGYLPVAEIQFDGFVFPGFNQITTQLAKMHSRSNGNLTVPVVIRIPYGGGIGSIEHHSESPEALFAHTPGLRIITPSNPHDAYWMIQQAVNCQDPVIVFEPKRRYWLKGEVDTESAGPAEDPFKAHVVREGTDATVVVYGPLVPVALAAANAAAEDGRSIEVIDLRSISPIDFDAIEASVKKTGRLVVAHEAPTFGGIGGEIAARISERAFLSLEAPVIRVGGFHMPYPVAKIEEDYLPDIDRILEALDRTFAY; encoded by the coding sequence ATGACCACCATGACCATTGCCAAGGCCATCAACGAAGGCCTGCGCGCCACGCTCAGCAACAACCCCAAGTCCCTCCTCATGGGCGAGGACATCGGCCCCCTCGGCGGCGTCTACCGCGTCACCGACGGCCTGATCAGCGAGTTCGGGCCCGACCGCGTGGTGGACACCCCGCTGGCAGAGTCCGGCATCATCGGCACCGCGATCGGCCTGGCGCTGCGCGGCTACCTGCCCGTTGCCGAAATCCAGTTCGACGGCTTCGTCTTTCCCGGCTTCAACCAGATCACCACCCAGCTCGCCAAAATGCACTCGCGCAGCAACGGCAATCTCACCGTGCCCGTGGTCATCCGCATCCCGTACGGCGGCGGCATCGGCTCCATCGAGCACCACTCGGAATCGCCGGAGGCGCTGTTCGCGCACACCCCTGGCCTGCGCATCATCACCCCGTCCAACCCCCACGACGCATACTGGATGATCCAGCAGGCCGTGAACTGCCAGGACCCGGTGATCGTCTTCGAACCGAAGCGCCGCTACTGGCTCAAGGGCGAGGTCGATACCGAATCGGCCGGCCCGGCTGAAGACCCGTTCAAGGCCCACGTGGTCCGGGAGGGAACCGACGCCACCGTGGTGGTGTACGGCCCGCTCGTCCCCGTGGCCCTCGCCGCCGCCAACGCCGCGGCCGAGGACGGCCGCAGCATTGAGGTGATCGACCTGCGCTCCATCTCGCCCATCGATTTCGACGCCATCGAGGCCTCCGTCAAGAAAACGGGCCGGCTGGTCGTGGCGCACGAGGCTCCCACCTTCGGCGGCATCGGCGGCGAAATTGCTGCCCGCATCAGCGAACGGGCCTTCCTGTCGCTGGAGGCGCCGGTCATCCGGGTGGGCGGCTTCCACATGCCCTACCCCGTGGCCAAGATCGAAGAAGACTACCTCCCGGACATCGACCGCATCCTTGAGGCGCTGGACCGCACCTTCGCGTACTAA
- the pdhA gene encoding pyruvate dehydrogenase (acetyl-transferring) E1 component subunit alpha, with product MGATHLPSTEFDGTELDDQLEAQAEAALGVPPTEMVQLLGPDGTLGTDSVFSEYADRLDAEKLRGFYADMAAIRRFDQEATALQRQGQLALWVPLTGQEAAQIGSGRASQPQDYIFPTYREHGVALTRNVDLAELLRQFRGVSNGGWNPKDTNFHLYTLVLAAQTPHAVGYAMGIQRDQRLAEAQGVEGSAEPKAAVMVYFGDGASSEGDVHESMVFASSYNAPVVFFCQNNHWAISVPTAVQTRIPLSNRAKGYGFPGIRVDGNDVIAVHAVTEWALEHARQGNGPVLIEAFTYRVGAHTTADDPTKYRESSEEALWREKDPLDRLEKYLRAEGMADEAFFAKVAAEGDELAAYIRKSTYESDAPDIRTAFANTYVEAHPLVAEELAWFEEYSAGFAGEDEGEGAGR from the coding sequence ATGGGCGCAACACATCTGCCCTCCACCGAGTTCGATGGAACGGAACTGGACGACCAGCTCGAGGCGCAGGCCGAGGCTGCCTTAGGCGTGCCTCCAACTGAAATGGTCCAGCTTCTGGGCCCCGATGGCACGCTGGGCACGGACTCCGTGTTCTCCGAATACGCCGACCGTCTGGATGCGGAAAAGCTCCGGGGTTTCTATGCGGACATGGCGGCCATCCGTCGCTTTGACCAAGAAGCCACGGCCCTGCAACGGCAGGGCCAGCTGGCACTGTGGGTTCCGCTGACGGGCCAGGAGGCCGCCCAGATCGGATCCGGGCGGGCCAGCCAGCCGCAGGACTACATCTTCCCCACCTACCGCGAGCACGGCGTCGCCCTGACCCGCAACGTGGACCTGGCCGAACTGCTGAGGCAGTTCCGGGGAGTCTCCAACGGCGGCTGGAACCCCAAGGACACCAACTTCCACCTGTACACGCTGGTGCTGGCTGCGCAGACGCCGCACGCCGTCGGATATGCCATGGGCATCCAGCGCGACCAGCGGCTGGCAGAGGCTCAAGGTGTGGAAGGCTCAGCCGAACCGAAGGCCGCCGTCATGGTCTACTTCGGCGACGGCGCGAGCTCCGAGGGTGACGTCCACGAGTCCATGGTCTTTGCCTCCTCGTACAACGCCCCGGTGGTCTTCTTCTGCCAGAACAACCACTGGGCCATCTCCGTGCCCACCGCAGTGCAGACGCGCATCCCGCTCTCCAACCGCGCCAAGGGCTACGGCTTCCCGGGCATCCGCGTGGACGGCAACGACGTCATCGCTGTCCATGCCGTTACCGAATGGGCGCTCGAACACGCACGCCAGGGCAACGGCCCGGTCCTGATTGAGGCTTTCACCTACCGCGTGGGAGCCCACACAACAGCCGACGATCCCACGAAGTACCGCGAGTCCTCAGAAGAGGCCCTGTGGCGCGAAAAGGACCCGCTGGACCGCCTGGAGAAGTACCTTCGCGCGGAGGGTATGGCCGACGAAGCCTTCTTCGCCAAGGTTGCTGCCGAGGGCGACGAGCTCGCTGCCTACATCCGCAAGTCCACCTACGAGTCGGACGCCCCGGACATCAGGACGGCCTTTGCCAACACCTACGTCGAGGCACATCCGCTCGTGGCCGAGGAACTGGCGTGGTTCGAAGAGTACAGCGCGGGCTTTGCCGGCGAGGACGAGGGAGAAGGGGCAGGCCGCTGA
- a CDS encoding histidinol-phosphate transaminase, with amino-acid sequence MTSSETMAGGLRPRPVVDRLPRYAAGKPPVAVDGLASYKLSSNENPLPPIPAVVEAIAAQTDFNRYPDPLSTKLRTALAGFLDVPAEDIVTGAGSLGALTQLLSTFAGQNDDGKPDEVIYAWRSFEAYPICVGLTGAESVGIPVTADGRHDLDAMAAAVTAQTRVILLCTPNNPTGPILTAEETERFIRSMPSDVVVVIDEAYQEFVRAEDAVDGIEMYRKYPNVVVLRTFSKAHGLAGLRVGYSVSQPQLTQHLRVAATPFAVSQIAEQAAVVSLQNFDQVVERVQSLVEERDRVTAGLRDLGWFVPDAQGNFVWLDLGENSAEFAQLAGERALSVRAFGNEGVRVSIGEVEANTRFLELCAVYTKPPRRS; translated from the coding sequence ATGACTTCATCAGAGACTATGGCGGGGGGCCTGAGGCCCCGACCGGTGGTTGACCGGCTGCCCCGCTACGCTGCCGGCAAGCCGCCCGTCGCCGTCGACGGCCTTGCAAGCTACAAACTGTCGTCCAACGAGAATCCGCTGCCGCCCATCCCGGCCGTGGTGGAGGCCATTGCCGCCCAGACCGACTTCAACCGCTACCCCGACCCGCTCAGCACCAAGCTGCGCACGGCGCTCGCCGGGTTCCTGGACGTCCCGGCCGAGGACATCGTCACCGGTGCGGGCAGCCTCGGCGCCCTCACCCAGTTGCTGAGTACGTTCGCCGGCCAGAATGACGACGGCAAACCGGACGAAGTGATCTACGCGTGGCGGTCCTTCGAGGCCTATCCCATCTGCGTCGGGCTGACCGGGGCAGAGAGCGTCGGGATCCCCGTGACGGCTGACGGACGCCATGACCTCGACGCCATGGCCGCAGCCGTGACTGCGCAAACACGGGTGATCCTGCTCTGCACACCGAACAACCCCACCGGCCCCATCCTGACCGCCGAGGAAACTGAGCGGTTCATCAGGTCCATGCCTTCGGACGTGGTGGTGGTCATCGACGAGGCCTACCAGGAGTTCGTCCGGGCAGAGGACGCCGTGGACGGCATCGAGATGTACCGAAAGTACCCCAATGTAGTGGTGCTCAGGACGTTTTCCAAGGCGCACGGCCTCGCCGGCCTCCGCGTCGGCTACAGCGTTTCCCAGCCCCAGCTCACCCAGCACCTGCGCGTCGCCGCCACCCCGTTCGCGGTCTCGCAGATCGCCGAACAAGCCGCGGTGGTGTCCCTGCAGAATTTTGACCAGGTTGTAGAAAGGGTACAAAGCCTGGTGGAGGAGCGGGACCGCGTGACAGCAGGTCTCCGGGACCTCGGCTGGTTCGTTCCGGACGCGCAGGGGAACTTTGTCTGGCTTGATCTGGGCGAGAACAGCGCGGAGTTTGCCCAGCTCGCCGGGGAACGGGCGCTGTCCGTGCGCGCCTTCGGCAACGAGGGCGTTCGGGTTAGCATCGGCGAAGTGGAAGCGAATACTCGCTTCCTGGAACTCTGTGCGGTGTACACAAAACCGCCACGCCGTTCCTAG
- a CDS encoding phage holin family protein produces the protein MRSFIMRVIINGLALWIASWLLPGLDISTTATTEAIAKTGVNQGTDAAGIVLAYLFIGLIFGLVNAFVRPVVSFLSLPITILTLGLFTVVINAAMLYLTSWISGYTPVHFTIDSFFWTAVLAAIIITVISLVADRLPGARHR, from the coding sequence ATGCGGTCTTTCATCATGCGCGTGATCATTAATGGGCTGGCGCTGTGGATCGCCAGCTGGCTTCTGCCCGGCCTGGATATCTCCACCACAGCCACCACGGAAGCCATAGCCAAGACCGGGGTGAACCAGGGAACCGATGCCGCCGGCATTGTCCTGGCGTACCTGTTCATCGGGCTGATTTTCGGCCTGGTCAATGCCTTCGTGCGGCCGGTGGTCAGCTTCCTCTCCCTGCCCATCACCATCCTGACGCTGGGGCTGTTCACGGTCGTGATCAACGCCGCGATGCTCTACCTCACCTCCTGGATCAGCGGCTACACGCCCGTGCACTTTACGATCGATTCGTTCTTCTGGACCGCCGTGCTGGCCGCCATCATCATCACCGTCATTTCGCTGGTGGCTGACCGGCTCCCCGGCGCCCGCCACCGCTGA
- a CDS encoding PE-PPE domain-containing protein, translated as MAEAAPGGGGGQLRPAEPASNGVLSVRGGVGGISFQLEELDTGARELDVLARDLAAVELGIYRVWEALGGYQRDDPFSGAEALTAVWEGQRSVAAVREELEHLAGGVRTCQLEYSAAEGANLIWTRLHLDSPWLAGRQFFDLGLSGDGRPNTATTEAIASSDPVAAGVLLAALLGVRLSPVDAAVKMALVAGMTGSSVPTLARMLVDRVLPELRPRPVRALKQGSADIDLDASPAGLLTRAGEVEDAGPGQIEIIQTTSRGRDAFIVIIPGTQPGNTGGPNPFDEAGIGESLGYGSEYTAAAIRTALRQAGAEAGDQVVAVGYSQGGIHAMNLSQDKAFLADYDLKYVLTAGSPVGAITPEPGVSSLHLEHRQDWVPGSEGLPNPDTKDRVTVTLNGVVRTPTGEDAGLGPGHRLSNYEAGARAVSASPDPSLVASTAALAGVVGAGGTARATRFQLVRAPKPPAPALQPSPPGLGRVILPVGGGVSGGGRRGAGQPPAK; from the coding sequence ATGGCCGAAGCCGCGCCAGGCGGAGGCGGCGGGCAGCTCCGTCCCGCCGAACCGGCCTCCAACGGTGTCCTCTCCGTGCGAGGCGGAGTAGGCGGGATCTCCTTCCAGCTCGAGGAACTGGATACGGGGGCGCGGGAGCTGGATGTGCTCGCCCGGGACTTGGCGGCGGTGGAACTGGGCATCTACAGGGTCTGGGAGGCGTTGGGAGGCTACCAGCGGGATGACCCGTTCAGCGGCGCCGAGGCCCTGACCGCCGTCTGGGAAGGGCAGCGCTCCGTGGCGGCCGTGCGGGAGGAGCTGGAGCACCTGGCCGGCGGCGTGCGCACCTGCCAGCTCGAGTACAGCGCCGCCGAGGGCGCGAATCTTATTTGGACGCGGCTCCACCTGGACTCGCCGTGGTTGGCGGGGCGGCAGTTCTTCGACCTGGGTCTGTCCGGTGACGGGCGCCCGAACACGGCAACCACCGAGGCGATCGCCTCGAGCGACCCCGTGGCTGCCGGCGTCCTCCTTGCGGCGCTCCTGGGAGTGCGGCTGAGTCCCGTGGATGCCGCCGTGAAGATGGCACTGGTCGCCGGCATGACCGGCTCGAGTGTCCCAACCCTTGCCCGGATGCTGGTGGACCGCGTCCTGCCGGAACTCAGGCCGCGGCCGGTCAGGGCACTGAAGCAGGGCTCCGCAGACATTGACCTGGATGCCTCCCCGGCAGGCCTCCTCACCCGGGCAGGGGAGGTGGAAGACGCTGGCCCGGGCCAAATCGAGATCATCCAGACAACCAGCCGAGGACGCGACGCGTTCATCGTGATCATTCCCGGGACCCAGCCCGGCAATACCGGCGGCCCGAATCCCTTCGACGAGGCAGGCATCGGCGAATCGCTGGGGTACGGATCGGAGTACACGGCCGCAGCCATCCGGACGGCCCTGCGCCAGGCCGGGGCGGAAGCCGGGGACCAGGTGGTGGCCGTGGGCTACAGCCAGGGCGGAATCCATGCGATGAACCTGAGCCAGGACAAAGCGTTCCTTGCCGACTATGACCTCAAGTACGTGCTAACCGCGGGATCGCCGGTGGGTGCGATAACCCCGGAGCCTGGCGTCAGCAGCCTGCACCTGGAGCACCGGCAGGACTGGGTTCCCGGCAGCGAAGGCCTTCCCAACCCGGACACCAAGGACCGGGTGACGGTAACGCTGAACGGAGTGGTCAGGACGCCTACCGGTGAGGATGCCGGTCTCGGCCCCGGGCACAGGCTCTCCAATTACGAGGCCGGGGCCCGGGCAGTTTCCGCGAGCCCTGACCCTTCGCTGGTGGCGTCCACCGCCGCGCTTGCCGGAGTGGTGGGTGCGGGAGGAACGGCGAGGGCCACCCGCTTCCAGCTGGTCCGTGCGCCAAAGCCGCCCGCGCCCGCCCTGCAGCCGTCACCGCCTGGTCTGGGTAGGGTCATCCTTCCCGTCGGCGGGGGTGTCAGCGGTGGCGGGCGCCGGGGAGCCGGTCAGCCACCAGCGAAATGA